The Styela clava chromosome 10, kaStyClav1.hap1.2, whole genome shotgun sequence genome window below encodes:
- the LOC120338310 gene encoding uncharacterized protein LOC120338310 has protein sequence MASFSRQRVLPVTSGDNTPQVESKYFCEASNNQVNIYLELKSPARIGVKNPLCFILVIDASGSMSNPVGNDSTSLFDRMKTFAHMMIEHVSSDDYLAIISFAEDARVDLGITKMDDHGKNLAEKTLPLLNLRGTTNLEDGLTKALEEIKWARSHFWKEGNVRSNIILFTDGLPNRGIRDAQRLIAKYKEIEKSMSGGSRVPLSAFTIGNYRPEVLVEIASKLSSEAFYWLDQNQNFESDMMIPLFLKKMTHVSDVRVKLQSSCDVYFSPTKTSKDHLEEQTFDNLTYFLHSLPEDMPKTISIYLEIRPGLLLSMLHGQTILSAHISYLDENLKMVEFQDVITFSQSTLFEIMTKTFVPSEIQAIDAETQSYARSSYLFTSGVSQTQETWTEAKQSLLKYVQMACLNDTANVILAAQNHARDVNEMAESTLLLFEKHTQRFGKIVRNDQLALRGLNIYLSQLKSHIDTAREAVIVENGSNFSQMAAIVSALKNETPGVGVSGLREKHKIDTKLNDLRQILNDAKSHLRKTSPTKGSHNYSRMAEVLSALYGDQTECAHNDKNEDEVMKTWIFEDIYFVLAESYTDRNKLESTIQNLGGTFGDKIIGGNARTIYVICSKEGPHNTTIITEAQQKGIPIVHEKYVEECAKENELLAWFKFALKSQ, from the exons ATGGCATCTTTCAGTCGCCAACGAGTTTTGCCAGTTACGTCAGGGGACAATACCCCACAAGTTGAATCGAAATACTTTTGTGAAGCTTCAAATAATCAG gtcaatatatatctTGAGCTAAAATCACCTGCTCGTATCGGAGTCAAAAATCCTCTCTGTTTCATACTTGTAATCGACGCAAGTGGTAGTATGAGTAATCCGGTTGGAAATGACAGCACATCATTATTTGACAGGATGAAG ACATTTGCCCATATGATGATAGAGCATGTGTCAAGTGATGACTATCTAGCGATAATTTCATTTGCTGAAGATGCCAGAGTTGATCTTGGTATAACAAAGATGGATGATCATGGAAAG AATTTGGCAGAAAAAACTTTACCGCTACTGAACTTGAGAGGGACAACAAATTTAGAAGATGGTTTGACTAAAGCTCTCGAGGAAATTAAATG GGCAAGGTCACATTTTTGGAAGGAGGGAAATGTGCGATCCAATATTATACTTTTCACTGATGGCTTACCAAACCGCGGAATAAGGGACGCTCAAAGACTTATTGCCAAGTACAAAGAAATCGAAAAGTCAATGTCGGGCGGAAGTCGCGTTCCACTATCAGCGTTTACTATTGGTAACTACAGGCCCGAAGTACTGGTTGAG ATTGCTTCAAAGCTCAGTAGTGAAGCATTTTACTGGTTGGATCAGAATCAGAACTTTGAAAGTGACATGATGATACCACTATTTTTGAA gAAAATGACGCACGTGAGTGACGTTCGTGTGAAACTGCAATCTAGTTGTGACGTTTATTTTAGCCCAACCAAAACCTCAAAGGATCATTTGGAG GAGCAAACATTTGACAATCTGacatattttttacattctCTACCGGAAGATATGCCAAAAACGATATCAATATACCTCGAGATCAGACCTGGTTTATTGTTGTCG ATGCTGCATGGACAAACTATTTTAAGCGCACATATTTCCTACTTGGATGAGAACTTGAAAATGGTGGAATTTCAAGATGTGATCACATTTTCTCAGTCTACGTTATTTGAAATAATGACCAAAACGTTTGTTCCCAGTGAAATTCAAG CGATAGATGCGGAGACGCAGAGTTATGCCAGATCTTCATATCTTTTCACATCCGGAGTCAGTCAAACACAAGAGACTTGGACAGAAGCCAAACAATCGTTGTTGAAATATGTTCAAATGGCTTGTTTGAATGATACTGCCAATGTTATTctcgcagcacaaaatcatgcTCG AGATGTTAATGAAATGGCTGAATCAACACTTTTGTTATTCGAGAAACATACTCAACGATTTGGGAAAATTGTACGTAATGACCAATTGGCATTACGTGGTCTGAACATCTATTTGTCGCAGCTGAAATCTCACATAGATACGGCAAGAGAGGCAGTTATAGTCGAAAATGG GTCCAACTTTTCTCAAATGGCTGCAATTGTTTCTGCCTTGAAAAACGAGACTCCCGGCGTCGGAGTATCAGGGTTAAGAGAAAAACACAAGATTGACACGAAATTGAATGATCTACGCCAG ATCTTGAACGATGCGAAATCGCATCTTCGAAAGACCTCGCCAACGAAAGG GTCCCACAATTATTCGCGAATGGCAGAGGTTCTTAGCGCTTTATATGGAGATCAAACTGAATGTGCACATAATGATAAG AATGAAGACGAAGTGATGAAAACTTG GATTTTTGAAGATATTTACTTTGTGCTAGCGGAATCTTATACAGATAGGAACAAGCTCGAAAGCACAATTCAGAATTTAGGAGGAACTTTCG GCGACAAAATAATCGGCGGAAATGCGCGCACGATTTATGTAATTTGCTCAAAGGAGGGACCACATAACACAACTATCATTACCGAAGCACAGCAGAAAGGG ATACCCATTGTCCACGAGAAATACGTTGAAGAATGTGCGAAGGAAAACGAACTCCTCGCTTGGTTTAAATTTGCCCTCAAGTCGCAATAA